One Pedomonas mirosovicensis genomic region harbors:
- a CDS encoding xanthine dehydrogenase family protein molybdopterin-binding subunit produces MDRPVEHSLLDTGVQAVISRPIDRIDGPRKVSGKATYAAEYQLENMAHGFLVSAKFGRGRINRIDVEAARAMPGVLDVLVDLDAFIRNPQQGAQAEAPEQGVRDVQYYGEPVALVVAETFEQARAAAHEVVIDWQPEPGCFDFEGRLETAEKPSGGFLEAHHNQGDIDAAMAAAEVTVDAVWTTPSQNSAAMELHASIAVWEGDSVTLYGSLQMPAYNRKQLADALDLPLEQVRIVSAYVGGGFGSKLGIASEAVAAAIASRKLGRPVKAVMTRQQVFDATVRRSNTRQRIRLGATRDGRLLAVGHETLCSNLEREDFFEPAGAATHFLYAGEARRITHDIVRMNWLLSGSMRAPGEAAGMLALECAMDELAEKLELDPVDLRKRNDPPVDPETGHRYSTRQFVECLDEAAQRFGWEARNRTPGGRREGEWLIGHGMAAAARSNLLHKSEARVFLTPEGRAVIETDMTDIGTGTYTILAQIAAEILGLPVDRIDVCLGDTRFAPAAGSGGSWGAASSGSSVYLACQSLREKLAEAMGCTAEELVLKDGKAICANRSQPLESLIGSGLSAYGKIEPGSMQKETRQAAYGAHFCEVKVNAVTGEIRVVRWVSRFASGRILNEKTARSQCIGGIIFGIGAALSEELLHDPRNGKIVNRDLAEYHVPVHADVPHLDVEFLPERDPFANPLHAKGLGELSISGAGAAVVNAIYNATGMRVRDYPVTLDKLLPGLPPV; encoded by the coding sequence ATGGATCGCCCCGTTGAGCATAGCCTGCTCGATACCGGTGTGCAGGCGGTAATCAGCCGCCCCATCGACCGCATCGATGGCCCCAGGAAAGTCTCCGGCAAGGCGACCTATGCGGCGGAATACCAGCTCGAAAACATGGCGCACGGATTTCTGGTCAGCGCCAAGTTCGGGCGCGGGCGCATAAACCGCATCGATGTTGAGGCTGCACGCGCCATGCCGGGCGTGCTGGATGTTCTTGTGGATCTCGATGCGTTCATTCGCAACCCGCAGCAAGGGGCCCAGGCAGAGGCTCCTGAACAGGGCGTGCGCGACGTGCAGTACTACGGAGAGCCTGTCGCGCTTGTGGTTGCCGAGACATTCGAGCAGGCACGGGCAGCCGCGCACGAGGTTGTAATCGACTGGCAACCCGAACCTGGCTGCTTTGACTTCGAGGGGCGCCTTGAGACGGCGGAGAAGCCCTCCGGCGGTTTTCTCGAGGCGCACCACAATCAGGGCGATATTGATGCGGCAATGGCGGCGGCGGAGGTAACCGTTGATGCCGTCTGGACCACGCCGAGCCAGAACAGCGCCGCCATGGAGCTGCACGCCTCCATCGCCGTGTGGGAAGGCGACAGCGTTACGCTTTACGGTTCTCTCCAGATGCCGGCCTATAATCGCAAGCAGCTTGCCGATGCGCTTGATTTGCCGCTCGAACAGGTGCGGATCGTCTCGGCCTATGTGGGTGGCGGTTTCGGCTCCAAGCTTGGCATTGCGTCAGAGGCGGTGGCCGCAGCCATCGCCTCCCGCAAGCTGGGCCGGCCGGTCAAGGCGGTCATGACCCGCCAGCAGGTTTTCGATGCCACCGTTCGCCGCTCCAACACGCGCCAGCGCATCCGTTTGGGCGCAACCCGCGACGGTCGGCTGCTTGCAGTCGGCCACGAGACGCTCTGCAGCAACCTCGAGCGGGAGGATTTCTTCGAGCCGGCGGGCGCAGCCACCCATTTTCTCTATGCGGGCGAGGCCCGGCGCATTACTCATGATATCGTCCGCATGAACTGGCTGCTGTCCGGCTCGATGCGCGCGCCGGGCGAGGCGGCTGGCATGCTCGCGCTTGAATGCGCCATGGACGAACTGGCCGAAAAGCTTGAGCTGGACCCTGTCGATCTCAGAAAGCGCAACGACCCGCCGGTCGATCCCGAAACGGGTCACCGTTATTCAACTCGCCAGTTTGTCGAATGTCTCGATGAGGCGGCGCAGCGCTTCGGCTGGGAAGCGCGTAACCGCACGCCGGGCGGGCGACGCGAGGGCGAATGGCTCATCGGCCACGGCATGGCGGCGGCGGCGCGCAGCAACCTCCTGCATAAGTCCGAGGCCCGTGTCTTTCTGACGCCTGAAGGCCGAGCGGTCATCGAGACGGATATGACCGATATCGGCACCGGCACCTATACGATTTTGGCCCAGATCGCCGCGGAAATTCTCGGCTTGCCGGTGGATCGGATCGACGTGTGCCTGGGCGACACCCGCTTTGCGCCGGCAGCCGGATCGGGCGGCTCATGGGGTGCGGCCAGCAGCGGCTCGTCAGTTTATCTCGCCTGCCAGAGCTTGCGTGAAAAGCTGGCTGAGGCCATGGGCTGCACCGCCGAGGAGCTGGTCCTGAAGGACGGCAAGGCGATCTGCGCGAACCGCAGCCAGCCCTTGGAGTCTCTTATTGGTTCAGGGCTGAGCGCCTATGGCAAGATCGAGCCCGGTTCGATGCAGAAGGAAACCCGGCAGGCGGCCTATGGCGCGCATTTCTGCGAAGTGAAGGTCAATGCCGTCACCGGTGAAATTCGCGTGGTTCGCTGGGTCAGCCGCTTTGCCTCCGGGCGTATTTTGAATGAGAAAACCGCGCGCTCACAGTGCATTGGCGGCATCATCTTCGGCATCGGCGCGGCGCTGAGCGAAGAGCTGCTTCATGATCCGCGCAACGGCAAGATCGTGAACCGCGATCTTGCAGAATATCATGTGCCGGTGCATGCCGATGTGCCGCATCTGGATGTGGAGTTTTTGCCGGAGCGCGATCCCTTCGCCAACCCGCTCCACGCCAAGGGGCTGGGGGAGCTGAGCATCTCCGGAGCCGGTGCGGCGGTGGTGAATGCCATTTACAACGCCACCGGCATGCGCGTGCGTGATTATCCGGTTACGCTTGATAAGCTGCTGCCCGGTCTGCCGCCGGTATAA
- a CDS encoding FAD binding domain-containing protein, translating to MKAFDYVRADSPEAAVSACGMGEARFIAGGTNLLDLMKLQIMAPQRLVDISRLDLADMKETEEGGLLIGALMPNADLAAHPVVRRHYPVLSRALLAGATGQLRNKASTGGNLLQRTRCYYFYDPGMDCNKRAPGSGCSAREGFNRNLAILGTSEHCIATHPSDMAVAMRALDATIVTLRSQGDGRRIPIADFYCLPGDTPHIENILEPGELITHIELPPPPPGQQLYRKVRDRASYAFALVSVAGVLDMKEGRISSVALAFGGLAHMPWRDPRVEERLLGQEPSPALFEAAADILLGEAQGYGSNDFKIPLARRVLVAALRELTGGGIQ from the coding sequence ATGAAGGCCTTCGATTATGTGCGCGCCGACAGCCCGGAGGCAGCCGTCAGCGCCTGCGGCATGGGGGAGGCGCGGTTCATCGCCGGAGGCACGAACCTTCTCGACCTCATGAAGCTTCAGATCATGGCGCCACAACGCCTCGTTGATATCAGCCGGCTCGACCTTGCCGACATGAAGGAAACGGAGGAGGGCGGCCTTTTGATCGGCGCATTAATGCCGAACGCGGATTTGGCCGCCCATCCGGTGGTGCGCCGCCATTACCCGGTGCTCAGCCGGGCGTTGCTGGCCGGAGCCACGGGCCAGCTCCGCAACAAGGCCTCGACCGGCGGCAACCTGCTCCAGCGCACGCGCTGCTATTATTTCTATGATCCCGGCATGGACTGCAACAAGCGTGCGCCCGGCTCCGGCTGTTCCGCGCGCGAGGGGTTCAACCGCAATCTGGCCATTCTCGGCACTTCCGAACATTGCATCGCAACCCACCCTTCCGACATGGCGGTTGCCATGCGGGCTCTGGATGCCACCATCGTGACCCTGCGGTCGCAGGGGGATGGCCGGCGTATCCCCATCGCGGATTTCTACTGCCTGCCCGGCGACACGCCGCATATCGAAAATATTCTGGAGCCGGGCGAACTCATCACCCACATCGAACTTCCCCCACCACCGCCGGGACAGCAGCTTTACCGCAAGGTGCGGGATCGCGCTTCCTATGCCTTTGCGCTGGTCTCGGTGGCGGGTGTTCTGGACATGAAGGAGGGACGGATTTCGTCCGTCGCCCTGGCGTTCGGCGGGCTGGCGCACATGCCCTGGCGCGATCCGCGCGTCGAGGAACGACTGCTGGGGCAGGAGCCATCACCGGCATTGTTTGAAGCCGCAGCTGATATCCTGCTTGGCGAGGCCCAGGGCTACGGCAGCAATGACTTCAAGATACCGCTCGCGCGCCGGGTGCTCGTCGCCGCCTTACGCGAGCTGACCGGCGGAGGGATCCAGTGA
- a CDS encoding 2Fe-2S iron-sulfur cluster-binding protein, translating into MRFIVNNTPYEVNADVRTSLLDLLREHLGLTGTKKGCDHGQCGACTILVNGRRINSCLTLAVMHEGDAITTIEGLGTPEALHSLQQAFVRHDAFQCGYCTPGQICSAVGMIDEVARGWPSHVSPELDHPPGLTDAEIRERMSGNLCRCSAYPNIVDAIRDVVESRQ; encoded by the coding sequence ATGCGCTTCATCGTCAACAACACGCCATATGAAGTAAACGCAGATGTCCGCACATCGCTTCTCGATCTGCTGCGCGAGCATCTGGGGCTGACCGGCACCAAGAAGGGCTGCGATCACGGGCAATGCGGGGCCTGCACCATTCTGGTCAACGGCCGGCGCATCAATTCCTGCCTCACCCTGGCTGTCATGCACGAGGGCGACGCCATCACGACCATCGAAGGGCTGGGCACGCCGGAGGCGCTGCATTCCTTGCAGCAGGCCTTCGTGCGGCACGATGCCTTCCAATGCGGCTACTGCACGCCCGGCCAGATCTGCTCGGCCGTTGGGATGATTGACGAGGTTGCCAGGGGCTGGCCCAGCCATGTGAGCCCGGAGCTGGACCATCCCCCCGGACTGACGGACGCGGAAATCCGTGAGCGGATGAGCGGCAACCTCTGCCGGTGCTCGGCCTATCCCAATATCGTCGATGCGATCCGCGACGTGGTGGAGAGCAGGCAATGA
- the hmgA gene encoding homogentisate 1,2-dioxygenase, which translates to MPGFGNHFATEAVPGALPIGQNSPQQVPFGLYAELISGTAFTAPRAENRRTWMYRLRPTASHPAYKPYARETLLRAAPFEEAPPPPNRLRWDPLPMPAEPTDFVDGLVTYGGNGDVGTGAGLAIHLYAANQSMENRVFYSADGELLIVPQSGRLGLETELGAFEVEPQQIAVIPRGVRFRVRLPDGAATGYVCENYGAPFRLPELGPIGSNGLANPRDFETPQAWFEDRDEPTQVVQKFQGRLWTMALDHSPLDVVAWHGNLAPYRYDLRRFNTINTVSFDHPDPSIFTVLTAPSETPGTANCDFVIFPPRWMVAEHTFRPPWFHRNVMNEFMGLIHGAYDAKAGGFLPGGASLHNQMSGHGPDKASYEKAVAAELAPHKIENTMAFMFESRWVIRPTRWALETPLLQQDYDACWGGFEKAKL; encoded by the coding sequence ATGCCCGGCTTTGGCAACCACTTCGCCACGGAGGCGGTGCCGGGCGCGCTGCCCATCGGCCAGAATTCGCCGCAGCAGGTGCCCTTCGGCCTCTACGCCGAACTGATCTCGGGTACGGCCTTTACCGCGCCGCGGGCGGAGAACCGGCGCACCTGGATGTATCGCCTGCGCCCCACCGCCAGCCACCCGGCCTACAAGCCCTATGCGCGCGAGACGCTCCTGCGCGCCGCCCCGTTCGAGGAGGCCCCGCCCCCGCCCAACCGTTTGCGCTGGGACCCGCTGCCGATGCCGGCGGAGCCAACCGATTTCGTGGATGGCCTTGTCACCTACGGGGGCAATGGAGACGTGGGCACGGGCGCTGGCCTTGCCATTCACCTCTATGCCGCCAACCAGTCGATGGAGAACCGGGTGTTCTATTCGGCGGACGGCGAACTGCTGATCGTGCCGCAATCCGGCCGGCTGGGGCTGGAGACAGAACTGGGCGCTTTCGAGGTCGAGCCGCAGCAGATTGCCGTCATTCCCCGCGGCGTGCGCTTCCGCGTGAGACTGCCGGACGGCGCGGCGACAGGCTATGTGTGCGAGAACTACGGCGCGCCGTTTCGCCTGCCCGAGCTGGGGCCGATCGGCTCCAACGGCCTTGCCAACCCGCGCGACTTCGAGACCCCGCAGGCATGGTTCGAGGACAGGGACGAACCGACGCAAGTGGTGCAGAAATTCCAGGGGCGGCTGTGGACGATGGCGCTCGACCACTCGCCGCTCGATGTAGTGGCCTGGCATGGCAACCTTGCGCCCTACCGCTATGACCTCAGGCGGTTCAACACCATCAACACGGTGAGCTTCGACCACCCGGATCCGTCGATCTTCACGGTGCTGACCGCGCCCTCGGAGACGCCCGGCACCGCCAACTGCGATTTCGTCATCTTCCCGCCACGCTGGATGGTGGCCGAGCACACCTTCCGCCCGCCGTGGTTCCACCGCAACGTGATGAACGAATTCATGGGGCTGATCCACGGCGCTTACGACGCCAAGGCTGGGGGCTTCCTGCCGGGCGGGGCGTCGCTGCACAATCAGATGTCCGGCCACGGCCCGGACAAGGCGAGCTATGAGAAGGCGGTTGCGGCCGAGCTTGCGCCGCACAAGATCGAGAACACCATGGCGTTCATGTTCGAGAGCCGCTGGGTCATCCGCCCCACCCGCTGGGCGCTGGAGACCCCGCTGCTGCAACAGGATTATGACGCGTGCTGGGGCGGATTTGAGAAGGCGAAATTGTAA
- the fahA gene encoding fumarylacetoacetase has protein sequence MTVVIDETHDPALKSWVASANGHADFPIQNLPLGIFSPPGQVPRGGVAIGDMILDLAGAVEAGLFEGVPLLAARAAMGDTLNPLLAMEAEPRRALRRRLSALFAEGSPERTKVEPLLHRAQDCAMHLPARIGDYTDFYVGIHHATNVGRVFRPDNPLLPNYKHVPIGYHGRASSIRASGAPVRRPNGQRKAPDADAPTFGPSQRLDYELEMGIWIAEGNELGEPIPIQAADRHIAGLCLLNDWSARDLQAWEYQPLGPFLAKNFLTTISPWIVTAEALAPFRIAQPPRPEGDPRPLPYLWSEEDQKAGAFAIELEVSIASARMREERVPPMRLSRGPASNMYWTAAQIITHHASNGCNLQPGDLLGTGTISAPTDDGFGSLLEITRGGKQPITLPTGETRTFLQDGDQLFLSGRAQREGYVPIGFGPCHGIIIPAPAA, from the coding sequence ATGACGGTTGTTATTGATGAAACCCACGACCCGGCCCTCAAAAGCTGGGTCGCCTCGGCCAACGGCCATGCGGATTTCCCCATCCAGAACTTGCCGCTGGGTATCTTCAGCCCGCCCGGCCAGGTGCCGCGCGGCGGCGTTGCCATCGGCGATATGATCCTCGATCTGGCGGGCGCGGTGGAAGCCGGGTTGTTCGAAGGCGTGCCGCTGCTGGCGGCACGCGCCGCCATGGGCGATACGCTCAACCCGCTGCTGGCGATGGAGGCGGAGCCGCGCCGGGCGCTGCGCCGCCGCCTCTCCGCCCTGTTCGCCGAGGGCAGCCCGGAGCGCACCAAGGTGGAGCCGCTGTTGCACAGGGCGCAGGACTGCGCCATGCACCTGCCTGCCCGCATTGGCGACTACACGGATTTTTACGTGGGCATTCACCATGCCACCAACGTCGGGCGGGTGTTCCGTCCGGATAACCCGCTGCTGCCCAACTACAAGCACGTGCCGATCGGCTACCATGGGCGGGCCTCGTCCATCCGCGCCTCGGGCGCGCCGGTGCGCCGCCCCAACGGCCAGCGCAAGGCCCCGGACGCGGATGCGCCCACCTTCGGCCCCTCCCAGCGGCTCGACTATGAGCTGGAAATGGGCATCTGGATCGCCGAAGGCAATGAACTGGGCGAGCCCATCCCGATCCAGGCGGCGGACCGGCACATCGCCGGGCTGTGTCTCCTCAACGACTGGTCGGCGCGCGACCTGCAAGCGTGGGAATACCAGCCGCTGGGGCCGTTCCTCGCCAAGAATTTCCTGACGACCATCTCGCCGTGGATTGTGACGGCCGAGGCGCTGGCCCCGTTCCGCATTGCCCAACCGCCCCGGCCCGAGGGCGACCCCCGACCCCTGCCCTACCTGTGGAGCGAGGAGGACCAGAAGGCGGGCGCCTTCGCCATCGAGCTTGAGGTCTCCATCGCTTCCGCCAGGATGCGGGAGGAGCGCGTACCGCCGATGCGGCTGAGCCGGGGCCCGGCCAGCAACATGTACTGGACGGCAGCGCAGATCATCACCCACCACGCCTCGAACGGCTGCAACTTGCAACCGGGCGATTTGCTCGGCACAGGCACCATCTCGGCCCCGACGGACGACGGCTTCGGCAGCCTTCTCGAAATCACCCGTGGCGGCAAGCAGCCCATCACCCTGCCGACAGGCGAGACACGCACCTTCCTGCAGGATGGCGACCAACTGTTCCTGAGTGGCCGGGCGCAGCGAGAGGGATATGTGCCGATCGGCTTTGGCCCCTGCCACGGCATCATCATCCCAGCCCCGGCGGCGTAA
- the maiA gene encoding maleylacetoacetate isomerase: MEIVLYGYWRSGTSYRTRIALNLKGLSYRQTTLDLRAGAQNSPEYKALNPQGLLPALEVDGATLTQSPAILEWLEERFPEPPLLPKTMDERAIVRAMAATIGCDIHPLNNLRVLKALKGSLGASQEQVNSWIARWIGDGFAALEQAIARHGQGFAYGDAPTLVDCYLVPQVYSAERFGVDLSPYPKLMEAASLARSLPAFAAAHPDNQPDAD, translated from the coding sequence ATGGAAATCGTCCTCTACGGTTATTGGCGCTCCGGCACGTCCTACCGGACGCGGATTGCCCTTAACCTCAAGGGCCTGAGCTACCGGCAGACGACGCTCGACCTGCGCGCCGGGGCGCAGAACAGCCCTGAGTACAAGGCGCTCAACCCGCAAGGGCTGCTGCCCGCGCTGGAGGTGGACGGCGCGACGCTGACGCAAAGCCCGGCCATTCTGGAGTGGCTGGAAGAGCGGTTTCCCGAGCCGCCGCTCTTGCCGAAGACTATGGACGAGCGGGCCATCGTGCGGGCGATGGCCGCCACCATCGGCTGCGATATTCACCCGCTCAACAACCTGCGGGTCTTGAAGGCGCTGAAGGGCAGCTTGGGCGCGAGCCAGGAGCAGGTGAACAGCTGGATCGCCCGCTGGATCGGCGACGGTTTCGCGGCGCTGGAGCAGGCTATCGCCCGTCATGGCCAAGGCTTCGCCTATGGCGACGCGCCGACGCTGGTCGACTGCTACCTGGTGCCACAGGTCTATTCCGCCGAGCGGTTCGGGGTTGATCTCTCCCCCTATCCGAAGCTGATGGAAGCGGCTTCGCTGGCGCGCAGCCTGCCCGCTTTTGCTGCCGCCCATCCCGACAATCAGCCCGACGCTGACTGA
- a CDS encoding Rrf2 family transcriptional regulator, giving the protein MKRNSQLSVALHALLHMTERAEPLTSEELAACFQINPVVIRRTMAGLREAGLVASERGHGGGWRLRREPGRISLRDVYAALGEPMVFQMAPHTESPGCIVEQAVNGAMEDAFEEARALLMSRFETITLAALAADIAKRRKHCSKEG; this is encoded by the coding sequence ATGAAAAGGAACAGCCAGCTCTCCGTTGCCCTTCACGCTCTCCTCCATATGACGGAGCGAGCCGAACCCCTGACCTCGGAAGAACTGGCCGCCTGCTTTCAAATCAACCCGGTGGTCATCCGCCGTACCATGGCGGGCCTACGCGAGGCGGGCCTTGTTGCCTCCGAACGAGGGCACGGCGGCGGCTGGCGCCTGCGGCGGGAGCCCGGCCGCATTTCCCTGCGCGACGTCTATGCCGCCCTTGGCGAGCCGATGGTGTTTCAGATGGCCCCGCATACCGAAAGCCCCGGCTGCATTGTTGAGCAGGCCGTCAACGGGGCCATGGAAGACGCCTTCGAAGAAGCCCGCGCCCTGCTGATGTCCCGCTTCGAGACAATCACCCTGGCGGCGCTGGCTGCCGATATCGCCAAACGCCGCAAGCACTGCTCCAAGGAAGGGTAA
- a CDS encoding NAD(P)/FAD-dependent oxidoreductase, with the protein MTYDAVIVGGSFAGLAAATMLARARRRVLVVDAGSPRNRFASHSHGLIGQDGRPGQDILRDARAQLAAYPTCELQTGEALSAAGEEGRFEVRLVDGGAVSAKRLLLATGVADDLPDLPGLHERWGATVLHCPYCHGYEIGGGPIGVLATNAMAVHKATLVADWGDVTLFTNGEITPDAASRAMLANRGVLIEETPVAGLEGEAPQLSGIRLTDGRLAPIRALFVAAPVRMTSPLAEQLGCAFDETPVGTLIRTDESKQTSIPGVYAAGDAANPRAAITVAAADGVVAGASLHMGLVMAEAGGTAAR; encoded by the coding sequence GTGACATATGACGCTGTGATCGTTGGAGGCAGCTTTGCCGGTCTTGCCGCCGCCACCATGCTTGCCCGCGCACGCCGCCGGGTGCTGGTGGTCGATGCGGGCAGTCCTCGCAACCGCTTTGCCAGCCATTCCCATGGCCTCATCGGCCAGGACGGCCGGCCTGGGCAGGACATTCTGAGGGACGCCCGAGCCCAGCTGGCCGCCTACCCCACCTGCGAGTTGCAAACGGGCGAAGCCCTCTCCGCCGCGGGTGAGGAGGGCCGGTTCGAGGTAAGGCTGGTGGACGGCGGCGCGGTTTCGGCCAAGCGCCTGCTGCTCGCCACCGGAGTTGCGGACGATCTGCCCGACCTGCCGGGGCTGCACGAGCGCTGGGGCGCAACCGTTCTCCACTGCCCTTACTGCCACGGCTACGAGATTGGCGGCGGGCCCATCGGCGTTCTGGCAACGAACGCCATGGCCGTTCACAAGGCCACACTCGTTGCCGACTGGGGCGATGTTACCCTTTTTACCAATGGCGAGATCACGCCGGATGCTGCAAGCCGGGCCATGCTCGCCAATCGCGGGGTTTTGATCGAGGAAACACCGGTGGCGGGCCTTGAAGGCGAGGCGCCGCAACTGAGCGGCATCCGCCTGACCGACGGCCGGCTGGCGCCCATCCGCGCCCTGTTCGTCGCCGCGCCGGTCCGCATGACGAGCCCGCTCGCCGAGCAGCTTGGCTGCGCCTTTGACGAGACGCCGGTCGGCACGCTCATCCGCACGGATGAGAGCAAGCAGACCAGCATCCCTGGCGTCTATGCGGCCGGAGATGCCGCCAACCCGCGCGCCGCCATCACGGTTGCGGCGGCCGATGGCGTGGTGGCGGGCGCAAGCCTCCACATGGGGCTGGTAATGGCCGAGGCGGGCGGCACAGCCGCCCGCTGA
- a CDS encoding VOC family protein has product MTSISTCLWFDGKAEEAARFYVSVLPNSRIDAVLPYTVETPGGKPGDVMVVEFTVAGQSCIALNGGPYQTFTPAMSLFITVDSQEEIDQLWEALTEGGAPVQCGWLTDRYGVSWQIAPRQLMEMLRDPDTDRVVRVTQAMLGMVKLDLPTLIAAYEGKGPVAG; this is encoded by the coding sequence ATGACGAGCATTTCCACCTGCCTCTGGTTCGACGGCAAGGCGGAGGAGGCAGCGCGCTTCTATGTCTCCGTGCTGCCCAATTCCCGCATCGATGCCGTGCTGCCCTATACGGTCGAGACGCCGGGCGGCAAGCCCGGCGACGTCATGGTGGTGGAGTTCACCGTGGCGGGCCAGTCCTGTATCGCGCTCAACGGCGGGCCCTACCAGACCTTCACGCCCGCCATGTCCCTGTTCATCACGGTGGACAGCCAGGAGGAGATCGACCAGCTGTGGGAGGCGCTGACCGAAGGCGGCGCGCCCGTCCAGTGCGGCTGGCTGACCGACCGCTACGGCGTCTCCTGGCAGATCGCACCCCGGCAGTTGATGGAGATGCTGCGCGATCCGGACACTGACCGGGTCGTCCGCGTTACCCAGGCGATGCTCGGCATGGTCAAGCTCGACCTGCCCACACTGATCGCCGCCTATGAGGGCAAGGGGCCGGTCGCAGGCTGA
- a CDS encoding VOC family protein, whose translation MQRMIFVNLPVRDLARATSFYQSMGFTKNDQFSNDDAACMALSETIIVMLHTPEHFMRFSPKPIADSSKVCEVLLCVSEESRAAVDGFVDKAISAGGVVDPCPRQDYGFMYGRSFEDPDGHIWEVMWMDPAAVERGCAENAAMAEAETA comes from the coding sequence ATGCAACGCATGATCTTCGTAAACCTGCCTGTCCGCGATCTGGCTCGGGCGACCAGCTTTTATCAATCCATGGGTTTTACCAAGAACGACCAATTCTCCAATGACGATGCCGCATGCATGGCCCTGTCTGAGACCATCATCGTCATGCTGCATACCCCGGAGCATTTCATGCGCTTCAGCCCCAAGCCGATCGCTGATTCCTCCAAGGTCTGCGAGGTGCTGCTGTGCGTGTCGGAGGAAAGCCGCGCAGCGGTCGATGGCTTTGTGGACAAGGCGATTTCGGCCGGTGGCGTGGTCGATCCGTGTCCGCGTCAGGATTACGGCTTCATGTACGGCCGCAGCTTCGAGGACCCGGATGGCCATATCTGGGAAGTGATGTGGATGGACCCGGCCGCCGTCGAGCGCGGCTGCGCGGAAAATGCCGCCATGGCCGAGGCTGAAACCGCCTGA
- a CDS encoding winged helix-turn-helix transcriptional regulator: MKSMKLEKTTKKASGPRRRYDDACGAAHGLELVGDRWALLVVRELMLGPKRFSDLRGDLPGISANVLTQRLEELEAVGILCGASCRRPPRCRCMN; the protein is encoded by the coding sequence ATGAAAAGTATGAAGTTAGAAAAAACAACCAAAAAAGCTTCAGGCCCGCGCCGCCGCTATGACGACGCCTGCGGCGCCGCGCACGGCCTGGAGCTGGTGGGCGACCGCTGGGCCCTGCTGGTGGTGCGCGAGCTGATGCTGGGCCCCAAGCGATTCAGCGACTTGCGCGGCGACCTGCCGGGCATCAGCGCCAATGTGCTCACCCAGCGGCTGGAGGAACTGGAGGCCGTGGGCATTCTTTGCGGCGCAAGCTGCCGCCGCCCGCCTCGGTGCAGGTGTATGAACTGA
- a CDS encoding alkyl sulfatase C-terminal domain-containing protein, translating into MRRKLPPPASVQVYELTPWGYEAEPILQVLGRWAARSPHHDPSLPLTETGFLLSLRTMLDPCRAEGLKGVIGFRFGAQSYVGRLESGRLEVARGEPEGADVVFEGPVSALVAAIYGGLPLAGMEAGGALKVTGDRALAERFATLFPLPPKVGEEG; encoded by the coding sequence TTGCGGCGCAAGCTGCCGCCGCCCGCCTCGGTGCAGGTGTATGAACTGACGCCATGGGGCTACGAGGCCGAGCCGATTCTCCAGGTGCTGGGGCGGTGGGCGGCGCGCTCGCCGCACCACGACCCGAGCCTGCCGTTGACCGAGACCGGCTTCCTGCTCTCGCTGCGGACCATGCTCGACCCGTGCCGGGCCGAGGGCCTTAAGGGCGTCATCGGCTTCCGCTTCGGCGCGCAAAGCTATGTCGGCCGCCTGGAGAGCGGGCGGCTGGAGGTAGCGCGCGGCGAGCCGGAGGGCGCGGACGTGGTGTTTGAGGGGCCGGTTTCGGCCCTGGTGGCGGCAATCTATGGCGGCCTGCCGCTCGCCGGCATGGAGGCCGGCGGCGCGCTTAAGGTGACGGGCGACCGCGCGCTCGCGGAGCGGTTCGCCACCCTGTTCCCGCTGCCGCCGAAAGTCGGCGAGGAAGGGTAA